The Halichondria panicea chromosome 6, odHalPani1.1, whole genome shotgun sequence genomic sequence ATAAAGGGGCGTGGCAAGCGAGATTTGGCTTTACAAGATAAATTTCATGAAATTTATAGCTGTCTTTCGTATCAGACTCACTACTAGTATAGAGCATAGAGCTACTACAGCTGTAGGGATGCTACTAGACCCTTCACTGTCAACTATAAGCTAGGCCAGTTAATTATTCTGTAAGCTGACAAAAGATCATTTCTAGTcttctatatagatctacacggtGAAAATTATGATTGCGGACATATAGAGCTACAGCAAACAAAATACCATGCATATTTATATACTGACCTTTAACTTGTTGACAAAGTATATGTTCTCCTTCCAGATGGCCTTCATTTCTGGAGTAGCTTGCTTGGTTTTGTAGTAGGCCACCAGTGCATTCTATGGGAAGTAAATGTATCAGTTTGCACAGTACGTATATTAAGAGGCAATGGGTTTACTATAAGATATGCCACCAATAattgctgcatgtatatgcatgcgaTTTGCAGGAATACCCCATGCAgcagtgtatataatgtacTTAAAATACATACACGGCCAATCTCCTAAATGCAGGGGATTATAAATGCGATTGCCTATACAACACAAGTGTTTAGCAATCACAAGAAGGCTGGTGGTGTCAGAGGGTATATGGCAATGGGTGCAGATAGCAGGAGCACCTTAATTGGGGTGCGCTCAACCATGCATCTCATAGACTCAATTAAGGGtctctaacataattattatactcggCAGTGGTATAGGCAGAGGGGGACTGACGGGGCCTCCCCCCTTTTATGCTCCATGAACTCTAACTCAGCTTGAATCATCGTGATCTGTCAATCTATCTTGTACTGtcctgcatgcatagttactagaatgacGTCATGCAATTGAAATGCATGTGGGCAGAGTTATCTAATGTGCATGCTGACTGCTGAGAAATTCAGCCCTATTTGTCCTACTCAACCaatgagccctgcccttccaaAAATCTTGGCTATGCCACTGCTCGGATTGACTAACTTGCTACCCACATGTACTaacaccaagagtagataagagaaAGAGTGTTGAACTACAGTAACAGCATTTGCCTTGTATTGCGTCACCACTTGATAGTATTCAGTATTAATTTGTTATGTTAGCAACACTTCCAGAAACCGCACATGCTGATTGCTAGTCTCGCGAGTAGACTTGTCCtagagggaacgtctggtcactattgcagcaattccatgGCCCCTGCTGGAATGTTGGCATGCagtgccaatcagatttgattATGTGCTTAGTGGGTGGTAACAACCCCGTATTATAGCATAAGTGAAAAGAAGATTATTGACTCTAGCAAGGCTAATTTTAGTGTTGAACCATATACCTGGCTGCGAAGAAACTTGGTTACAAGGAGCTCAGACCCAAgcaacagctagctagctgcgaaTGAAAAGATTTGTCTACATGTGAATTTGGTTAATTAACAAATCTTGCACGTGACTACATTCCTCAGTGCcatggaattgctgcaataattatagtgaccagagtgaccagacgttccctctaggacaagtatgctcgcgagactagctGATTGCGCAGTTCCTGATACAGGCAGTGCTACAAacaaaccacagaccacagtttacTCAAGAACATGCACTTAACAGTTTACTCAACAGGCGTCATTAATTGAATAATGAGAACAGTGATGCCGCAATTTAAGGTAAATGCGGTTTTACTACAggagttcaacactcttactcttatctactcttgctaACACTCATCATGCACAAAACACTATTAGTCACAGACTGATGATGAACTGAGGAAGTACAAGTGCATACACTGCACACGGTTGAGTGCTATGAATATTGACTGCatgttctgcatgcatgcatgtatgcatgtatactaggTATCCAGCACCATACATGCACCCACCATTTCGTCCACTATCTCCTGAGTGAGGTATTGCTCCCACTGGGTTGAGTAGTTCAGTTTCATTGGGGATGCCTGCAGGCACATAGGTACACACATCAGTACACATGCAGCCTAGCTGTCAGGTCATATTGATGTGTGAAGGTGTTATGCTGAATACATTTTTGAATGTTTATGGGGAGATAATATTCTTTCGGTAATCTTTGACCTAGTGATGACCGTATATATTCAAGTATGAGTCCTGTTATCGATCAGTATACATTATTGGAAGTGTGTGCAGGTGCTATGATGATCATGAATACATTAGCAGTGCCTTTGAATTTAGTGGTCTGGGATGATGGGATTCTTCAGGTTGTTTTATGACCTATAGTTGACAGTATTCACATGCATGTTTATTTGTGAGTTGATACGCCCCTTAACTCCAACTAGTGCAGGAGGGCTTTGAATATACAAATGGAAGACATGCATAATAGTCTGATGGGCTATACCAATAAGCAGTGCCTGTAGGCTAATTAATTACTATTCTGACGTGCTGTGTTATAATGATGTACAAGTGTACATATTTAGTATATTGTGTGTTTAAATCCATAGCTGTTATGACTTTAATATAGTGAATGTgcaattgtatatatacatgcataattgtaTAAGTGTATTTCCACGTCACCATGATTAACCCTAGCTACTATTAGTCACTTTTTGTACTGGTGTATATGTAATTATGCCAACTATAATAAATCCCATACTCTCCAAAGCCGGGAAAAGAGGGGCCAATATTTTGCTTGCTTTAATCTCACTTTCcaatctgtatatatataggcatgcACTCAAAGTTAGTCTCCATATACAAGTAAGGATCAGTTCTAAGCGAAAATTTGGTTTTACCtatatatacctatatacTCAATTTAACGTGCAGACATTCACAATTAAGTTACGTATACTTAGATAAATATATTACCGTACACTAAGATCGTCCCCCTGGACCATGAGCACCCAGAACATCTCAAACAAGGACACTTGTCCGTCTAGCTCTCTTATACCACCGTGGTTAGGACCTGCACATGCAGGGACAAAGTAGGTGGGTGAGGGAGAGACAAACAAGCAGTGAAGGGGTTAATACACAGATACAGTACAATTAGTCCATCATGcagtttacataattatgtagaactCACTGGTATTCTGTATAATCCGTTGCAGTATGTCACTACCAACTACCACAAAATATAACTCAATCTCAGTGTATATAAATGGATACTTACTCGCATTATATTGAAGATTGGGTGGTAGCAATTATTCGTTTACTTAACACCAAACTCACTAACAATCACCTCACATACTGCCACATCCACGTACCCTCACCCCCAGCCCACACCCCCACATCCTTACAACTATgatccccacacacactttatACACTCATACCAACGATCATGgatccccacacacactacgcCCACACACCAATGATGAATTCCATGCAAGTCACACCCACCGCATCCACACCCACTTAACATACCCACTCACACACGTACCCTCACCAACGACAATCCCCACACACGGTTCCTCTCCCCCTGACGTCATCATCTTGTACTGGTACATACGTTGAGAGAGGATGTCATTATGAGAGGGATTAGGTAGGGAAACGGGATGACTGTGGTACCAACCAACCAACTCCAAACCTCGGCTCAACATCTGTTCCTGGATATGGGAAACAAAATATAATAGGTAAATATCACCACAGTAAGAAATGAAAAAAGCATAAAGGTAAAAAAAGAAATTGGTAAGGGTCATCATactaaaaaataaaaattgcATTATGTGCTTGCTCACTTCTGTTCTTTGTCTCCTCTGAATTGCTGATATCACATCAACACAACGCTTGCTTCCAGAGCTGTACGGGGGAGACCTATAGCCTCAAATCCAGggcgattaaaatacgtattttaatcggcctggattcgtgGCTAAGGGAGACCTTGCATGATTACCACATGACTTTGCTTATACTTAGTGTCACTACGATAGGCTCCCCCCAGATAGCCCATCACCTCATGTACACTGAGAAagtcctctgtgtgtgtgtgtgtgcggggatGGGTCAGTGGGGCCTGTTGTACAATGTAATACATATAACGCGCATGTTGTTATAGAGAAACTTAAAAACTTTGCGGCACATGACATTGGTAGCTATAGTCCTCATTTCGGAGGATAGCATCAATATTGTAATTGTATGATCAATGTAAATTATAAAAGAGTCACCAAAGTTTTCTCCAGGGAATCGTGGCCTCACTTCTCCCAACGATTTCTGTACGTGCGAAATTGATCAGATTTCTTGGTCACTGTAGTCCTGTTATCAGCATGTGTTTGTGCTTAATAGTACATAATAGTTGCGTGCATGCACAAACAATGTATATATCAATAGATCGGTGTATACATAACTATAGTATTGCCAATGATTTTATACTGATATATCGACTACCACATGTTGACAAAGTAAATGCTGTTATCCTTCTAATATAGATGACCTTTGCTTAGGGAGTAGCTTGCctcatagtataattatactaccatAATGCCTACCATGCAATGCATTCAGTACATGCACGCAgtgccatatatatatatataatattatgtatcaAATTGCTCATACAATAATaacaaacatgcatgtgagAATCTCCATGGTAATGAGTTTAAAGAGATCCATGCATAAATAACAGCGTGTGTACAGCACTGTGTACGTCATGTTGTGGGGATATTACTATTATATAGCTGCAATCGTTATAGTTTAGAGCAAATAACTTATTATCATCCCTATTTCTCATAATACGTTTCATgtgcctatatataattatataggctttGACCTAATTTGCTTCTTTTAACGTATACCCTCCATTTTGCGCTTTTATCATGCACATTTTGCTTCTTATGAAGAGCCGGTGtactcatgcatgtatatggttatatacataattatacctttaaAACTTACAATTAACATAACAAATAACaccggctataattatacatgcacatgtacatgcagttgaaATGAAGTGTGCAAGTTTCCTCGTTCACATACAGACCAAAGTTTGTTTAGAAAtgggcctgggaacgaggctagtgtGCAAGGCATGCGGCATTGTTTTGTACatggaatgcaattagtggtcgaTCCTTATTTTGCTTATTTTACAGCCCATTTGCTAGCAAATTTCCCCCATTGCTTTCAAGTTCCAACATTTTGCTAGAAATTTGGTCAAGGCCTATATAATAGCCGAAAACACATTCACTTTTCCGTACGGTGCCAGTTGTGCGTTTTAtcatacacattaattttggctTCTTAATTATGAGCCTATGGTTGGATAAAAATTGATATGATATACTGAATTTACAAGTAACAATTTACATCTAGCTTGCACACTTCAGGAAGACGGTGTTGTACAAGATGCAAGCAGGTGGCACACTTATTGTGGCTGCTGTTGCACAATTTTTGTGGCTGCTtttgcacatgtacaatggtAATGAAATTAGTGGTCCATCTAAAATTTTGATTTGCTCATCGCTTTCTAATTTCCTATTTTGCTAAGCAAATTTGGTCAGCTCAGTTGTATTAGCTGTGCCCTCAAGCAATATAAATTAAACTTGGTATAGAAAGCAATATAGCCTTAACTTGGGCTATCACAGTGTGTCAATAAGTATACCCTTTATCAGATTCCAATTGTTTACACTATTATGTTAATATCAGGCTAGCATGATATATTCTATACAAACTTCATGTCACACCCTTAATAATGATGTGTGTTATCACACTGCCGTATATTATGTGCTGAGTTTATGTGGATCCAATTCTGAGGGGACCATTTATGTGTTGTTGAAATTCCCTGTAAAACTTAGAAATAATAATGAACGTACCTGTTATACATGTTGAAATATAGCCCTGTCATGACTGGTTCACATCATTCTGTCTGCATCAGTGTTTTGTACTTGAACTTTGTATAGAGAGTGGTATACAGAGACATGAGTCTCAAAGTTCAGTAGCAGGTGTTTCAACCTCTGACTACCAGACAGATTTCACTGTAACATCTGACCTTTtagcatatgcatgcatgcactgtggtCGCTCATTCTTCCTGTCTAGATCAGTTAATCTTGCCACATCTGtaaatgcatgcactatatacatgtgtacattgagTTTTGGTGTACAGTAAAGTAACACacttatacaataattatgtattttatAGCGTATGCATGTGCCTTAATTAATTTATAAACCGCACCATTTTGAGCTCTTAATTAATTCCCAGTATAGTTGTACCCTTGTCTACATATAACAATAATCCAActttaacccccc encodes the following:
- the LOC135336931 gene encoding MPN domain-containing protein-like isoform X4 yields the protein MLSRGLELVGWYHSHPVSLPNPSHNDILSQRMYQYKMMTSGGEEPCVGIVVGEGPNHGGIRELDGQVSLFEMFWVLMVQGDDLSASPMKLNYSTQWEQYLTQEIVDEMNALVAYYKTKQATPEMKAIWKENIYFVNKLKVLTTEVSAMFEMFWVLIMLQVPTSKEKFRDKKMEGLAPLY
- the LOC135336931 gene encoding MPN domain-containing protein-like isoform X3; the protein is MCSGSKRCVDVISAIQRRQRTEEQMLSRGLELVGWYHSHPVSLPNPSHNDILSQRMYQYKMMTSGGEEPCVGIVVGPNHGGIRELDGQVSLFEMFWVLMVQGDDLSASPMKLNYSTQWEQYLTQEIVDEMNALVAYYKTKQATPEMKAIWKENIYFVNKLKVLTTEVSAMFEMFWVLIMLQVPTSKEKFRDKKMEGLAPLY
- the LOC135336931 gene encoding MPN domain-containing protein-like isoform X2, which gives rise to MCSGSKRCVDVISAIQRRQRTEEQMLSRGLELVGWYHSHPVSLPNPSHNDILSQRMYQYKMMTSGGEEPCVGIVVGEGPNHGGIRELDGQVSLFEMFWVLMVQGDDLSASPMKLNYSTQWEQYLTQEIVDEMNALVAYYKTKQATPEMKAIWKENIYFVNKLKVLTTEVSAMFEMFWVLIMLQVPTSKEKFRDKKMEGLAPLY